One part of the Pogona vitticeps strain Pit_001003342236 chromosome W, PviZW2.1, whole genome shotgun sequence genome encodes these proteins:
- the LOC144585029 gene encoding jupiter microtubule associated homolog 1-like, translated as MTTTTTFKGMDPSGRSSSRVLRPPGGGSNFNLGFDLPKEQQGGRRSKMASSIFGTPEENPPSWARSTAKSSDISENPEELGSDRINSSDANSGDCVDPKSGEGEAPENTEVEIEAASGLSEEKPLPAAPVPSPVASAPAPSRRNPPGGKSSLVLG; from the coding sequence ATGACAACCACAACCACATTTAAGGGGATGGACCCCAGCGGACGTAGCAGCTCTAGGGTTCTTCGTCCGCCAGGTGGTGGTTCCAATTTCAACCTTGGATTTGATTTGccaaaagaacagcaaggaggaagaaggagcaaGATGGCATCCAGTATCTTTGGGACCCCAGAAGAGAATCCACCCTCCTGGGCTAGATCAACAGCCAAGTCCAGTGATATCAGTGAAAATCCTGAAGAACTTGGCTCAGACAGGATAAATTCTTCTGATGCAAATTCTGGTGATTGTGTAGATCCAAAGAGCGGGGAAGGCGAGGCTCCTGAAAACACAGAAGTTGAAATAGAAGCTGCTTCAGGCCTGAGTGAAGAAAAGCCCCTGCCGGCTGCACCAGTGCCTAGCCCAGTAGCCTCAGCACCAGCACCATCTAGGAGAAATCCACCTGGCGGAAAATCCAGCCTAGTCCTCGGTTAA